The Thermotoga sp. Ku-13t genomic sequence GATGGCGAATTTCTGAAAGACTCGATGAAGGATCCACGCGCTGTTCAGGCGTTCGAGGTTCAGCTCGTGGAGATTTCAAGGAAACAGGCTTACGAATGCGACATCACCTACGGCACGAACAACGAATTCGGCTTCGATTATCTTAGAGACAATCTCGTGTACGATCTGAACGATAAGGTGCAGAGGGCTCATCACTACGCCATCGTTGACGAAGTGGACAGCATACTCATCGACGAAGCGCGAACGCCACTGATCATATCTGGACCATCGAAAACGGGAGCTTCCGTTTACAAGCAGTTCGCCTCCCTGGCGAAAAAGTTCATCAAAGACGTGGATTTCACAGTTGATGAAAAGGTCAGAACTGTGATCTTAACAGAAAAGGGCATAGAGAAAGCCGAAAAGCTCATAGGTGTCGAGAATCTGTACAACCCTGCGAACGCGAACCAGCTCTACCACCTTTTGAACGCCCTGAAGGCGCTGCATCTTTACAAGAGGGACGTCGATTACGTGGTGATGAACGGTGAAGTCATCATCGTGGATGAATTCACGGGTAGGCTCCTGTTCGGGAGACGTTACAGCGGGGGCCTGCACCAGGCGATAGAGGCAAAAGAAGGCGTACCCATAAAAGAAGAGTCGATCACCTACGCGACGATAACCTTCCAGAACTATTTCAGGATGTACGAAAAACTCGCGGGGATGACCGGAACGGCGAAGACGGAGGAAGAAGAGTTCAAGCAGATCTACGGCATGGAAGTTGTTGTGATCCCGACCCACAAACCGATGATAAGGATCGATCACGATGACGTGATCTACAGGACTCAGGCCGAGAAGTACGCAGCGATAATCAAAGACATCGTCGAGCGTCACAAGAAGGGCCAGCCCGTCCTCGTTGGAACGACTTCCATAGAAAAGAGCGAACTGCTCAGCAGCATGTTGAAGAAACTCGGCATACCGCACCAGGTCCTCAACGCAAAATACCACGAAAAAGAGGCCGAGATCATAGCGAAAGCGGGAGAAAAGGGTGCTGTCACCATCGCCACGAACATGGCTGGCCGCGGGACAGACATAAAGCTGGGTGAAGGTGTTGTCGAACTCGGAGGCCTCTACGTCATCGGTACGGAGAGGCACGAGAGTCGACGCATCGATAACCAGTTGAGGGGCCGTTCCGGCCGACAGGGTGATCCGGGTGAATCGAGGTTCTATCTGTCCCTCGAAGACGATCTTCTGAGAATCTTCGGAGCCGAACAGCTCGAAAAGGTCATGAACGTGCTCAAGATTAAGCCAGGTGAACCGATAGAACACCCGCTGCTCACACGGCTCATCGAGATGGTCCAGAAGAAAGTCGAGGGGATCAACTTCTCCATAAGGAAACACCTCATGGAAATGGACACGGTGCTCGATGCGCAGAGAAACTACGTTTATTCCTTGAGAGACTGGATCTTAGAAGGAAAAAGCATGGAAGAGCACATCGACAGGTTCATGGAAGATTTCGTTGAAAGAAGGATCGAGAGTTTCTGCAACGGGAAAGAGTGGGACCTCGAGGGATTGAAGAATTCGCTGCTGGTTCTGCCCAGGGGTATAATAAGCCTTGACGGAGCAAATTTCGACACAGCCAGCCAGTTGAAGCAGTACCTGCTCGAGCAGCTCAGGAAGGCATACTCAGCCAAAAAGCAGGAGATAGGTGAAGAGTACGATAGATTCCTCAGATTTTTGGTCTTACGTGCGGTCGACGACAACTGGCGACAGTATCTGGAAGAAGTCGAACACGTTAAGGAAGCAGTCAATCTGAGAGCTTACGGTCAGAGAGACCCCATCATCGAGTTCAAGAAAGAAACTTACGCCATGTTCGATGAAATGATGGCGCGCGTGATTGACACGGTGATTGGCCTCATGTTCAGAGTGGTGAAGGTGGACGAAGAAAAAGCTCAGCGTGAAGCGAAAAGAGATCTGGCTAACCTCAGGCTCGTTCATGAGGAGTTCAACATCGTCAACAGGGCCGAGCGAAGAAAGTTGCAAAGAGACGAAAAGACAAAGAAGAGGTTCAAAATAAAGAGGTGAGAGCATGATCGCGTACGAAACGAAGGTCAAGATAGAAGAGTTGAGAGACAA encodes the following:
- the secA gene encoding preprotein translocase subunit SecA, encoding MFPFIDRNKMLLKRYRKMVERVKQKEQPLQRATNSELRKLALELKANGYDESLIYDAFALARVIAKRVLGMYPFDEQLMGAFVLHEGKVAEMKTGEGKTLVATMPLYFNSLGGKNVHLVTVNDYLARRDALWMGPLYLFLGLRVGVINQLGKSYEAVWKNQELFEAAIEENLSVWPESFDGEFLKDSMKDPRAVQAFEVQLVEISRKQAYECDITYGTNNEFGFDYLRDNLVYDLNDKVQRAHHYAIVDEVDSILIDEARTPLIISGPSKTGASVYKQFASLAKKFIKDVDFTVDEKVRTVILTEKGIEKAEKLIGVENLYNPANANQLYHLLNALKALHLYKRDVDYVVMNGEVIIVDEFTGRLLFGRRYSGGLHQAIEAKEGVPIKEESITYATITFQNYFRMYEKLAGMTGTAKTEEEEFKQIYGMEVVVIPTHKPMIRIDHDDVIYRTQAEKYAAIIKDIVERHKKGQPVLVGTTSIEKSELLSSMLKKLGIPHQVLNAKYHEKEAEIIAKAGEKGAVTIATNMAGRGTDIKLGEGVVELGGLYVIGTERHESRRIDNQLRGRSGRQGDPGESRFYLSLEDDLLRIFGAEQLEKVMNVLKIKPGEPIEHPLLTRLIEMVQKKVEGINFSIRKHLMEMDTVLDAQRNYVYSLRDWILEGKSMEEHIDRFMEDFVERRIESFCNGKEWDLEGLKNSLLVLPRGIISLDGANFDTASQLKQYLLEQLRKAYSAKKQEIGEEYDRFLRFLVLRAVDDNWRQYLEEVEHVKEAVNLRAYGQRDPIIEFKKETYAMFDEMMARVIDTVIGLMFRVVKVDEEKAQREAKRDLANLRLVHEEFNIVNRAERRKLQRDEKTKKRFKIKR